ATGAAATGCCAAAAATAAATTTCTAGAAGATACCTAGATGCAAATAATAACTTGCAATTGCGAGGAGTAGTGAAATTTACATAAGAAAATGAATAATATGACCCAATTTGCAACAAACTAACTAGAAGAAGATAAATGGGAGAAAATCTGAAAACGATCTGGGTAAAAATTATAAAAGTCAAAAATGATATAAATAAAGCCATTTTAAAGGGCTCTTGCCCCTTAGCCCACAAACCACATATCATAAAACTAAGAGTAAAAGTACTGTATTCCACAAAATGACAATAGTTACACGCAATGCCTATTAAAATTGACACAACAAAAAATATATCCAAAATTTTAGGCTTGGCGTAAGTGAAAAGTACTTGCCCTATGAAAAAGGTAATAAGTATATTTGATTGTAATGCACTTTGAAAAGCATAGCGAAATAAAGTAATAATTAAACCATATACAAGTATATCGTAGTGTATGGTTTTAAAATTATATCCAGCAAAAAAAGCAAATATGGGTAAACATACTCTCCCAATTGCCCTTAGTACTGGATCATGAATTAGAAAAAAGAATCCAACGTGATCGATGATCATGCAAACAATTGCAATGAACTTTATCAAATCCTGGTTGTTTGGCTGAGCCAATTTTAAGTCGTGCAAGATGTGTACCTTTATAATGTATCCCTAAATCTTTCAATATAAATCGTATATTTATAAAAAAAGTTTGTCACTATACCATTTCTTGTTTAAATGTGTTACATTTTTACTATACGGAATATTTAAATACTCAGGTATGTTATCCCTAGATGTTATAATTTTTGCTGGATTTATCTGCATATATCTACTCATTGTATTTATATGTCGTCCTAAACACAACAAAATTGAGGTTTATGACAGAGAAAACGGTAAGTTTTCTACTGCAAAAATTGTCACAACTATGGTATTAGGATGGACAGGATCAGGATTCTTAGCCCTATTTGCCACAGAAACTCTCAAAAATGGCTTACACTTTATTTTACCTAATATTGGCCCAGCACTTACTTTTATCCTTGCAGGTACATTTATATCTCCTCGAATAAGTGAATTTATAGGCAAATCATCAATTGCTGATGTGGCACACGATATATGGGGGGTTAGAATAGCATTCATAATAGCTTTATGTTATATCTTTCTATCAATTGCCATATTAACTATCCAGATTCAATACGTATCCAAAATTTTCGAATATTTTAGTATACCTTCTTGGTATGCATTAATAATGAGTGGATTAGTTCTAACCATTTATTGCATCATAGCCAATAAAAAAACAGCAATATTTAGTGACATCATACAATTCATCAGCTTTAGTTGCTTTATACCTATAATCTATTTTGTGATATGGCAAGCCCTAAGTAACAGTAAAATCATGTGGGAAATCGTAAAAAATCACCCCAATTTCGACCTGAATCAGGTTTTTAATTTAAGCACCCCCCAAACATACCGTATGCTGGGTATATTTGGATTAATTATGATACCTAGATTGGGGCCATTTGTATTCCAAAATATTTCAATGTCACGAAATGCCAAACAATCAGCCCTGGCTTTTAAAATCTCGGGACTAATTATTCTAAGCTTACAAGTATCTATAGTAGCACTAGCACTTTTGGCCATTTCTCAAAATCCAAATTTTAACCCACAAGATGCAGTGTTATATTTTTTGAATAACTATACAAGTTACGGATTTGACATTATTTTAACAACAGGCACTATAGTGATCGCTACCTCCGTGGCATCCTTTCTCATAAACACTTCAGCACATATGCTTATACAAAATATTTTAGAGCCTATAACACTTAAAAAAATTCATAATCAAAGATTAGTACTAGTATATTTTACAATTACCGCAAGCATAATTAGCACGTATTTCAACCTGAGATTTGAAAATATCTCACTATTAGCATTATGCTTTTTCAGCATTTATACAACTATAGTTTCTATTCCAGTGCTCTTTGCAATATTCGGATTCCGAAGCTCTGAGTTATCTGTCTTAATTGGAATGGGCGCAAGCATAATTAGCATGGTAATTTATCAATGGAAATTTGTCATACCAGGCCTTAGTTTCTTTATACCAGGCATGCTTGCTAATACTATCCTTTTGTCGGCAGCCATTATGTCTTGAAACAAACGGGTGGATGGCTAGGAATTAAAGGTAAACGTGAATTTGATGAGTTTCACCAAGAAAAAAGAAGATTGAGACAAAGATTTATATACAATACTTTTGGTATAAGTTTTATAGATTTTTGTAAACAGGGTTTACCAACTGCGAGCGCAAATATTTCATTTTTTGGAGCTTTTGGTCTTGTATCTATTTTTTTAACCCGAATATCCCTACCTCAAATAATTAACTCCAAATATTCCTTACTACTAAACTTTATTTATCCAAGTGCTTTTATTATAGCTACTAATCTAATTTTTTATCCTATTTGGCCTCAAGTACTCAAAAAAGAAAAATTTTTATCAATTATCTGGCTCTTATCAGTACTTTATATATCTATAATTATTCCAACTATTTTTTCATTTGCCACTAACTTTTTGTCAACACAAATGGTTATAAGTCTAATAAATTGTATAGCTATATCTGTAATGCTCAAGTGGAATGTTACAATATTTTTAATATTTATTGGCACGTTTTTTGCAATTTTTTATCTCTATTGCTTCGTTGATGGTATTAACATAGAAAATTTACAACTTCAAATGTCCTATCTGCTGCTATTTTTAAGTGGAGCACTAATATCATTCTTAAAACCATATAAAGATATGAATAAGTACCAAGAACCACTTTCCAAGGTTAGCCAAAAACTACAAGATATCTCAGAACAAGCTTTAAATCTTTTAATTTTAAAGCAAGATATACTTAGTAACTTAAATCAAGAAATTCAAACACCCATTGAAAATATTGGTACTGGATCCTCTATCTTAAATCAAAACAAAAATAATCTTGACAAATATAATCAAGATAGCGTCGAACTCGTTCATAAAGAATATCAAAAGTTACAAACTTATGTAAATAAGCTAGTTGATCTATCTGAACTTAATGCAGGAAACGTTACCTTAAAATATCAAGATATAAATTTTGAGGAGTTAGTTGAAAATGTTGTTAATCAGTATAAAGATTTTCAATTAAAAGACCCTAATATACATTGTAACATTAATACCCAAGCAAAACACTTAATTACTACATGCGATCCAGATAAAATATCTCAGTGCCTGGAATACTTGATTTGCAACGCTGTAAACTTTACCAAACAAGGCAAAATAATCATCTTATTAGAAAATCAAAGTACGGTTATTAAAGAAACCATGGTTCAAACGATCAAATGTTCCATAATCGACGAAGGCATAGGTATTCCTGAAAATGAACTAGAATATATTTTTGAAGCCTTTGCTAAAAGTTCTTATAGTAGTAATCCTGGAAAAGGCCTAGGTCTTGCCTTATGTCAAAGAATCATACAGCTTCATCACGGAATGATTTGGGCTGAAAATAATAAAACCAAATCAGGAGCTACCTTTATTTTCATGATACCAAGAAGATCAGTATTGAGTTAAATTAGTACTTAGTACTTAGTACTTCAATATGTTAAATTTGAAATATAAAAAATATTAATTTGATATGCTAAACCTTAATTTAGATATTATAATTTTTGCTGGTTTTTTTATTATATATTTTCTAGCAAACTTTTTCTATCGCACCAAAAAGACTAGCATAGACGATTATAATCATCCTAATCGTAATTTTTCTTCTGTTCAAATTGCCGCAACTTTAATATCTCTGCGTATAAGTTCAGGTCTTATACCTTATGCCTTCATAGAAAGTTACAGAAATGGTCTTTGCACAATCATTCCAAGCCTATTTCTCCCTTTGTCCTTTTTGTTCGTAGCAAAATTTATCTCACCTCGCATGGGAGAATTTTTAGGTAAATACTCGGTTGCACAAATTATGAGAGAGTTATGGGGAAATTGGGCAGCTTTTATTACAGCAATATCCTCTATTTTATTTGCTTTAGTTATACTAATCACTAAATTTACATTTATATCTCAGCTACTAGGGATTTTATTAGGTATTCCTTACGAGGTAGGAATATTAATTAGTGCGATACTTATAATTTCATACTCTTTATTTGCTAGAATTAAGGTTTCTGTTTTTAGCGATGTTATGCAATTTGCAGTGTTTAGCTGTATAGTGCCTATTATCTTATTGATAGGATGGAAAGGATTTAGTAACACGGAGATTATCTGGCAAACTTTAATCTCTAACCCTAGATTTGACCCAAAACATGTTCTAAATTTTCATAACCCTGGTTTTTATAACATGCTAGGAGTTTGTATGATAGCTTTTATACCTAAATTTGGTCCTTTATTTTTTCCAAATATTTCGATGTCTCAAAACCCTCAACAATCAGCTCAAGGGTTTAAAATAGCTGGATTTATTCTTCTTATATTACAATTAGTTATAATCTTTTTAGCCGTTGTACTAGTTTCTGAAAACCCCAACCTAAGTTCTAATGATATATTTAAGTATTGTATTAATAATTATGCACACACTGGTTTAAGAGCAATTATTTGTATATGTCTTATAATTCTTTCTCTTTGCATTAGTGATTTCCTTCTATTATCCGCATCAGCTATATTAACACGTGACATGTTAGGTCCCTTGGGTGTTAGATGGGCTCAAAATGAGCTCTTAATTTTTCAAAGTTTATCAATTATAGCTGGTTCGATTGGCTCGTATATAGCATTGAACGTAAATGGAAATTTTATGTTAATGATGGGATTTGCTAGCATCTTTATGACTCTAGTATCACCACCTCTGCTTTTTGCAATATTTGGGTTTCGTAGTTCTGAATTATCCGTAATAATAGGAATGGCGGGATCAATCATAGTCATGATAATTTATCAATGGCATTTTGCCATACCAGGTCTTAGTTTCTTTATACCTGGAATACTTGCTAATATTATCTTTTTATTCGGCAGTCATTATCTCTTAAAACAAACAGGAGGGTGGTTGGGGATTAAAGGCAAACGTGAGTTTGATGAATTCCAAGAAGAAAAAAGAAGATTAAGACAAAAATTCATATACGATACTCTTAATATAAATTTTATAGATTTTTGTAAACAGAGCTTGCCAACATCTGAAGCAAATATTTCATTTTTTGGAATTTTTGGTATTTTATCAATTTTTTTAACTCAGATCTCTGTACCTTACACAGTTTCTTTTAAGTACTCTTCATTATTAAACTTTATTTATCCTAGTACTTTTATTATTGCTGCTAATCTGGTTTTCTATCCAATCTGGCCTCAAGCGCTCAAAAAAGAAGAATTTTTATCAATTGTATGGCTTTTATCGGTCTTCTACATCTCCATCATAATCCCAGCTATTTTTGCATTTGCTACCAAATTTCTACCAATGCAAATGATAATAGTCTTGATAAACTTCATAGCGATATTTGTTATGCTCAAATGGAATATTGCTATATCTTTGATGTTGATTGGCGCATTTATTGTAAGTTTATATTTATATTGTTTTGCTGATGGCATCAATTCAGAAAATTTACAACTACAAATATCCTATCTACTACTATTTTTAAGCGGTACATTAATATCATTCTTAAAACCTTATAAAAGCACGGAAAAGGAGCAAGAATCTCTTTCAAACATTAACACAAAACTACAAAATATCTCTGAACAAACTTTAAATCTCCTAATCTTAAAACAGGATATACTCCATAATTTAAACCAAGAAATTCAAACTCCTATTGAAAATATTGGTGCTGGGGCAGCTACCTTAAATCAAAACAAAAGTAATCTCGAAAAACATAACCAAGATAGTGTCGAGCTAGTTTATAAGGAATATCAAAAGTTACAAACTTATGTAAATAAGCTAGTTGATTTATCTCAATTTGAAACTGGAAATGTGAACCTAAAATATCAAGATATAAATTTTCAGGAGCTAGTTGAAACCGTACTTAATCAGTGCAAGTATTGTCAATTAAAAAGTTCTAACGTACATTTTGAATTTGATACTCAAGCAAAACATCTAATTACCACATGCGATCCAAATAAAATATCTCAATGTCTAGAATATTTAATTAACAATGCCATAAATTTTACCACTCAAGGCAAAATAATTATTTTACTAGAAAACGAAGATACGGTTATTCAAGAAACGATGGTTCAAACAATAAAATGCTCAATAATCGATGAAGGTATCGGAATTCCCGAAGATGAACTAAAATATATTTTTGGAGTATTTGCTAAAAGTTCTTATACTAAAAATGCTGGAAAGGGTTTAGGGCTTGCATTATGCCAAAGGATCGTAGAACTTCACCATGGAAGGATTTGGGCCGAAAACAATAAAACTAAACCCGGAGCTACTTTTGCGTTCATGATACCAAGAAAACCAATTTTAAGTTAATTTAATATATACACTTATTGCATTAACGTGTTATGATTGAATTATAAGAAACATTAAATTAACATGCTAAACTTTAATCTGGATGTTATAATTTTTGCTGGTTTCTTTATCACATATTTTCTAGCAAACTTTTTTTACCGCACAAAACCAACTAGCATAGACGATTATAGTCATCCGAGGCGCAATTTTTCTACTACCAAAATTGCCGCAACTTCAATTTCTATATGGATAGGAGCGGGTATGTTACTTTATACCTTCACCGAAAGCTACAGTAAAGGTCTTTATATCATCATCCCAAGGCTATTTGTTCCTATATCCCTTTTATTCATAGCAAAATTTATTTCACCCCGCATCAATGAATTTTTAGGTAAGTATTCAATTGCACAAATCGCCAGAGAACTATGGGGAAATTGGGCTGCACTTATTACATCAATATCATCTATCTCATTTGCTGTGGTAATATTGAGTATCAAATTTAAATTTATAGCTCAGTTGCTAGATATTTTATTAGGTATACCTTATGAGACTGGAATAGGAGTTAGTGCGATATGTATAATTGCATACTCCTTATTTGGCAAAATTAAATTTCCTATTTTTAGTGACTTCATACAATTTGCAATGTTTAGTTGCATGTTACCTATGACTCTACTAATGGTATGGACAGGCTTTAGTAATACAGAAATTGTATGGGAAACCTTAAACTCTAATCCTAAATTTAATCTAAAAAAGATTTTTGACTTTCATAATTCTGATTTTTATGACATGTTAGGGCTTTGTATAATAGCTTTTATACCTAAATTTGGTCCACTGGTTTTTCCAAATATTTCAATGTCTCAAAACCCTCAACAATCATCCGAAGCTTTTAAAATAGCTGGGTTGATCTTTTTTATAATACAATTAGTTATGACTTTTTTAGCTATTGTACTTTTTTCTGAGAACCCTAACCTTAACCATAATGACCTATTCAAATATTGCCTTGATAATTATGCGTATAACGGTCTAAGAGGATTTATTTGCATATGCACTATAATTCTTGCCGTATCCTTTACTGATTTTCTATTACTATATTCATCAACTATGCTAGCACGCGATGTGTTAAGTCCCTTAGGGCTTCGATTGGCTCAAAATGAATCGTTAATTTTCCGTTTATTATCAATTATAGGTGGTTTAATTGCCTCATATATAGCATTAAATACAACGGAAAGTTTTGTATTATTAATAGGAATTGCTAGCCTCTTTATGACGCTAGTATCAATACCTATGCTTTTCGCAATATTTGGATTCCGTAGCTCTGAATTATCTGTATTACTAGGAATGTTTGGAGCAATCATCGTAATGATAATTTATCAATGGAAATTTGCCATACCAGGCCTTAACCTCTTTATACCAGGCATGCTTGCTAATATTATATTTTTATTAGGCGGTCATTACCTCTTAAAACAAACAGGTGGATGGCTAGGCATCAAAGGAAAACGTGAATTTGACGAATTTAAACAAGCAAAAAGAAGACAGACACAAAGATTCATATACGATACTTTTGATATAAGTTTCATTGAATTTTGCAAACAAGGGTTGCCAAACTCTGCGGCAAATATTTCATTTTTCGGAGTCTTTGGTCTTCTATCTATTTTTTTAACTCAGATCACGTTACCTCAAACTGCTATCTCCAAACATATTGCTTTAATAAATTTTCTTTATCCAAGTGCTTTTA
Above is a genomic segment from Candidatus Phycorickettsia trachydisci containing:
- a CDS encoding ATP-binding protein, translating into MLNFNLDVIIFAGFFITYFLANFFYRTKPTSIDDYSHPRRNFSTTKIAATSISIWIGAGMLLYTFTESYSKGLYIIIPRLFVPISLLFIAKFISPRINEFLGKYSIAQIARELWGNWAALITSISSISFAVVILSIKFKFIAQLLDILLGIPYETGIGVSAICIIAYSLFGKIKFPIFSDFIQFAMFSCMLPMTLLMVWTGFSNTEIVWETLNSNPKFNLKKIFDFHNSDFYDMLGLCIIAFIPKFGPLVFPNISMSQNPQQSSEAFKIAGLIFFIIQLVMTFLAIVLFSENPNLNHNDLFKYCLDNYAYNGLRGFICICTIILAVSFTDFLLLYSSTMLARDVLSPLGLRLAQNESLIFRLLSIIGGLIASYIALNTTESFVLLIGIASLFMTLVSIPMLFAIFGFRSSELSVLLGMFGAIIVMIIYQWKFAIPGLNLFIPGMLANIIFLLGGHYLLKQTGGWLGIKGKREFDEFKQAKRRQTQRFIYDTFDISFIEFCKQGLPNSAANISFFGVFGLLSIFLTQITLPQTAISKHIALINFLYPSAFIISANLAFYPIWPQAFKKEKILSIIWLFSVFYISIITPAIFAFISHFPPMQMIIALMNFIAIQVMLKWNVTIFLILISMLIASSYLYCCVENIKVKDLQLQMSYLLLFLIGALISFLKPHKDTNKYREELAEITHKIQDISEQTLNLLIVKEDILNNLDKEIQTPIENIGAGASNLNQNKDSFEKHNQDSVELVYQEYKKLQMYINKLVDLSYFNTGNVTLNYQDINFEELVENTIEPCKICEFRNPKVHFNINNKATHLITACDSDKISQCLEYLIKNAMNFTNAGTIEILLENQSAVINEMMVQTIKCSIIDEGIGIPEDELEYIFGAFTKSSYTKNSGKGLGLALCQRIIKLHHGMIWAENNKTKPGATFAFMIPRKPIS
- a CDS encoding ATP-binding protein, producing the protein MLNLNLDIIIFAGFFIIYFLANFFYRTKKTSIDDYNHPNRNFSSVQIAATLISLRISSGLIPYAFIESYRNGLCTIIPSLFLPLSFLFVAKFISPRMGEFLGKYSVAQIMRELWGNWAAFITAISSILFALVILITKFTFISQLLGILLGIPYEVGILISAILIISYSLFARIKVSVFSDVMQFAVFSCIVPIILLIGWKGFSNTEIIWQTLISNPRFDPKHVLNFHNPGFYNMLGVCMIAFIPKFGPLFFPNISMSQNPQQSAQGFKIAGFILLILQLVIIFLAVVLVSENPNLSSNDIFKYCINNYAHTGLRAIICICLIILSLCISDFLLLSASAILTRDMLGPLGVRWAQNELLIFQSLSIIAGSIGSYIALNVNGNFMLMMGFASIFMTLVSPPLLFAIFGFRSSELSVIIGMAGSIIVMIIYQWHFAIPGLSFFIPGILANIIFLFGSHYLLKQTGGWLGIKGKREFDEFQEEKRRLRQKFIYDTLNINFIDFCKQSLPTSEANISFFGIFGILSIFLTQISVPYTVSFKYSSLLNFIYPSTFIIAANLVFYPIWPQALKKEEFLSIVWLLSVFYISIIIPAIFAFATKFLPMQMIIVLINFIAIFVMLKWNIAISLMLIGAFIVSLYLYCFADGINSENLQLQISYLLLFLSGTLISFLKPYKSTEKEQESLSNINTKLQNISEQTLNLLILKQDILHNLNQEIQTPIENIGAGAATLNQNKSNLEKHNQDSVELVYKEYQKLQTYVNKLVDLSQFETGNVNLKYQDINFQELVETVLNQCKYCQLKSSNVHFEFDTQAKHLITTCDPNKISQCLEYLINNAINFTTQGKIIILLENEDTVIQETMVQTIKCSIIDEGIGIPEDELKYIFGVFAKSSYTKNAGKGLGLALCQRIVELHHGRIWAENNKTKPGATFAFMIPRKPILS
- a CDS encoding TraX family protein produces the protein MHDLKLAQPNNQDLIKFIAIVCMIIDHVGFFFLIHDPVLRAIGRVCLPIFAFFAGYNFKTIHYDILVYGLIITLFRYAFQSALQSNILITFFIGQVLFTYAKPKILDIFFVVSILIGIACNYCHFVEYSTFTLSFMICGLWAKGQEPFKMALFISFLTFIIFTQIVFRFSPIYLLLVSLLQIGSYYSFSYVNFTTPRNCKLLFASRYLLEIYFWHFIIFLLIWFFAKI
- a CDS encoding sensor histidine kinase, encoding MKQTGGWLGIKGKREFDEFHQEKRRLRQRFIYNTFGISFIDFCKQGLPTASANISFFGAFGLVSIFLTRISLPQIINSKYSLLLNFIYPSAFIIATNLIFYPIWPQVLKKEKFLSIIWLLSVLYISIIIPTIFSFATNFLSTQMVISLINCIAISVMLKWNVTIFLIFIGTFFAIFYLYCFVDGINIENLQLQMSYLLLFLSGALISFLKPYKDMNKYQEPLSKVSQKLQDISEQALNLLILKQDILSNLNQEIQTPIENIGTGSSILNQNKNNLDKYNQDSVELVHKEYQKLQTYVNKLVDLSELNAGNVTLKYQDINFEELVENVVNQYKDFQLKDPNIHCNINTQAKHLITTCDPDKISQCLEYLICNAVNFTKQGKIIILLENQSTVIKETMVQTIKCSIIDEGIGIPENELEYIFEAFAKSSYSSNPGKGLGLALCQRIIQLHHGMIWAENNKTKSGATFIFMIPRRSVLS